From the genome of Thiomicrorhabdus indica:
ATGATGGTACTTGCCAGCTTAGCTTAGCTGGCATTGGTTCGGTGGTCATACTGTTTTCTATCTCCGTTTGGCTGGTTGTCTTTGCCCATCCAACACACAAAACCTTGAACTCAGTCGCCCAACAAACCTTGGATAGAACGCAATATCAACAACAAGTATTGAACTTCACACCGATTGCAAACTCACGCAAGGAGCTAGTTGAATGAAAACACTCCTCCCACACCCCATTTTAAGTCTTGTTTTGTGGCTACTTTGGTTGCTGCTGAATAACACTTTCGCGCCAGGACATATGTTGCTAGGTGCTGTTTTAGCGATTATTCTGCCATTCATCACTCGAAGCTTTTGGCCAGAAAATATCCGTATTCAACATCCATTGAAACTATTGAAATTCATCCTGATTGTGCTGTGGGATATTCTGATTGCCAACATTCAAGTAGCGCGTCTAATTCTTGGAAAAAATGACTCCTTGAAATCGACTTTTATTGAAATTCCTTTGGAAATAGAACAACCTATCAGCATTAGTTTGCTTGCCAATACGATTTCCTTGACACCTGGAACGGTGAGCTGTGATGTGAGTGAGGACAAAAAAACCTTAATCGTGCATGCGCTACATAGCCCAAACCCAGAAGAGACCATTTCTGAAATTAAACAGCGCTACGAGCAACCGTTAAAAAAGGTGTTTGAATCATGTTAGAAGTGAGTTTACAAATCGCTATGGTGCTAGTCACCATCGCCATGCTATTGAGCTTTTACCGCCTGCTGAAAGGTCCAAGCAGACTCGACAGAATACTGGCTCTCGACACGCTTTATATCAACAGTATTGCCATCCTAGTGCTTGCTGGACTGGTTTTTTCAAGCCCGCTGTATTTTGAAGCCGCACTATTAATTGCGGTGATGGGGTTTGTAGGAACCGTCGCCTTGAGCAAATACCTGCTTCGCGGCGACATTATGGAATAAGCAAGCAATGGTATAGGCTGAAATAACCGTCGTTGATTGCAAAACAAGAACTTTACCGGCCGGTAAAGTTTAAAACGTTATGAACAACCGAATAAAAAGAGAAGACAGATGAGTATCACGCTAGAAATCTTATTAAGTGTACTGATTTTAATTGGGGCGGTTTTTACACTAATCGGTTCCATTGGACTGGCCAAACTACCCGACTTCTATACCCGACTTCACGGCCCTACCAAAGCCAGCACCTTGGGTGTTGGAGCCATTCTAATTGCTTCAGCGATTTACTTTAGCTTCACTGAAACATTAAGCCTGCATGAATTACTGGTCACACTGTTTTTATTTATCACCGCACCCATTGGTGCACACCTGATGGCGAAAGCAGCGATTCATCTCTCTAAAAAATCACGGCTTTAAGAGTGCAGCTTTATTGTTGAATAAAACATAAGGTTTTTGGCCAAATTTTCATCGTTAAAGTTTTTTGGGGCGCACCCAAGCTTTACTTCCTGTGACCTTTTCCAGATCAAGTGCTACATCTTTAGCCGCTTCTCGATCAGGATAAAGGCCATATACCACCGCAAAACGTTTTTGTTGACCCACTACTTTTTCTTCAATACTTGCTTTAGATAACTCAAATTTATCGATGAACTGAAGCGCAGAACTTTGATCTGACAAGCTAACCAACTGTATTGTAAATTGATCATTACTAGCTGTTTCTAAATTAGGATGAGCCCTTGCTTCATCAATAAGCCCATCTAAATGACTCTTTTGCTGTGGAGCTTCATTCAAATTAATCTCTACGATTTCTTCTGTCATATCAATCGTATTACTGACTTCCAGTGACTCCAGTTCGATTTGCTGAATCGCATTTTTTTGAATTTTACAATGCAAGTTTTCCCTATTTAGCGCGCCACACAAATATTTTGGTTGGTTTAAATCCAAAAATGGTCCTAAGACTAGTTGATATTGGCTTTCAGCTGATTGAGTCAGTAAAACTTCATAAGGAGTTTGGTTAAAGTGTTTAGATAGAAGTTCAGGGAAAAAGCCTCGCAATAGGTTCAAAACCAACTTAGCATTTTTTTCACTGATAAAGGTTCCTAAGTCAATTGCATAGCTGTGCTCTAAACTCTTCGAATCATCCGTATACGCATATTTATCCGCAGGGAATAATTCAAAATTCGCCCCCAATAATAATGTTCCATCACTTCCAATTGAGACAGGAATTGCGCTGCGTGTTTTCAGGTTATTTTTCTTTAAAAAATCGCCTTCAACCGCTAAATGATAATCACCCGGTGGAACCATAGAAAATAGGAAAAAACCATCAAAAGAAGATTTGGTTGTCAGTTTTTCTGTTGTTTTCAAATTGGTCAGCGTTAATGGGACTTGACTCAATTCAGCAGCATTTTCAAATAATTTTTTGGCAACCGTGACAGTTCCTTCAATTTCACCAGCTGTTACAACTGGAATTAACAGGGTTTTAACTAATCCGGGTCTTGGTAAAAAGGATATCCCTTTATTCGAAGGAATCCAAAAAGGATCTTCTAAAGATTCTTTCTCAACTTCAATATCTGTCACCACATTCGATGATAAACCATGAATAAAGGCCTGCCCTTGATCATTAGTCACATCTTTACGGCGAGTTTGCGGACTAGACAATACAGCATTTTCAATTAAAGTTTCGCCTTGATCCAATTTCTGATTATTATTTTTATCTTCAAAGACAATTGCTGAAGCTGCACCCTTGGTTGACATTCGCTCAGATGTTGTAAAAAGTGAATTCGAGATAGGGTCATGACCAAGACCAAAACGTAAACTAAAATCAACTCTTTGATAACCTTCTTCATCCAAGCCTAAACTTAGACTAGAGATAGCATGTTTGTTTAACCAACTAAACGCTAATTTAGCCGTATTGAATTGTTCATTAAAGTCTCGTGTTAAGTTTAAATCCACCGTTAAACCATCACTCAAATATTTCTGAAAAGCGAGATAACCATAGTCAATTTCTGCCTCTGGATCCAACTGATAATCTAACCCCATTCGCATAAATATCTGTTCAATAGTCGTTGAGGCTTGAAAAAATCCTGAAACCTGCTCTGAAAGACTCTCTTCAAGTCGATTCTTCTGGCGGTTATATTTCAAGTTATTCACTAAGCTGACACGACCAAGCTTACCGCCTAAACCGAGTTGTAATTGATCAATCGTTTGCTCAAAATGACTGGTTTGTCTTTGATAAGAAAATGCATAGCGTGCATTACCGAATATTGGCCCATTTAAGCTAAGCTGATGACTTTGCTTCAAACGATAGGTTTCATTAAATGTTCGTTGAAAATCTTTAGACGCAGAACGAAAAGCATAAGTTAGATTATGTGCTGACCCTGCATATAAAGGTCGAGATAAATTCAATGAACTCAATTGTCCTTGGCTTAAATCTTTGAGGACTTGAGCGTTGATTAAGGTGTTTTGCCAAAATAGTCGTATACCAGGTTGGACAAAATCGTGTCGTTTTTGGTCTTCTTCAAAAACATAACTCGCAATATCAAAGGTTACCGATGCCGCCGCACCAATGCCTTTTTCAAAATGAGAGTTAAAACGAGCATGATTTGCATCATAACTATTTTCATCTTCGAACAACACATCTTGAAACGTTTTATTTTGCTGGCTAATAGAAACATCATAAATCAGCTTTCCGCCCACCAATGCAGCGGCATCTAAATTAAAAAGCTCCGTTTTTTCTTCACGTTGACCTTGGGGTCCATAAAAAACTAACCTGAACTCATTCTTCCCAACAAACAATTGCTGATCTAGAAATTCATACTGCCCATTATCTTTGACTTGAGTTGAACCAAGAAAAATGCCATTTCGGTATAGCTCAACTTCCCATCCTGGTTGTTGATAACCAATAATATTGGTCGTTTGGGAGTTGGTAATTCGACCAAATGGTTGATTAGAGATTCTCGCCCCAACTTCATTCACTCCAGAAAGATTATTAATCGTTGTTGGAATGATGTCACCAAACTCTACTTGTGTTGCCTTAAACACACCTAACAAATCAGGTTCCAATGAATTGCGCTCTAGCGTCAGACGGAAATCAATATCACCATTATTTGAATCAAACGAATTATATTGAGTCCCTAAAAAATACCGGCCGGTCATATAAGCTAAATCACCCGCACCCAAAACTGACAATTTGGTCTGATAATTGTCGTCCCTATCATGATTGCCAGAAAGCTGTATATCGGTAAAAACAGGTCCAAATAGCCGGTAAGGTTCATCCGCTCTAGGGAGTTTAGGTTCTAAATTCACTACCGATGTGGAACCTTGACGATTTGCACGCCTAAGACGATTTTGGATGGGTAAACGCTGTTTGGGTGTTAAGGTTAAAGTTAATTGGCGGCTATCTGCATCGGATTCAATTTGAAACCAAGCAAACACTTGACTCAGTGGAAAATAGAGTTTTTGTTGCTCAATTAACCAGTCATTCTCTGAAAATTGATCATTAAATGCATCGCTGACAACTTGATATTCACCTGGAGAAACAGACTCTATGGAAAACAACTTGTCTGGTGAAATAAACCATCCATCTGCCTCAAGCGTTTGCAGTTTACTCTCGGTAATAACAGCATTAATTTCAATCGGAAAATCAAGCAATGCAATAACTTGTTCAATGTCTACCCAAATTTGATTTTGTTTATCTAAAGCCTCTAAGTCACCTAAAATCAAGCCGTCATCCAAACGAACTGAAAAAATCAGTTCTCGATCAGTCGATTGTGTTAATTGCTCTTGAGTGACATATTTACCTGAAACAGGATCATAAAATAAAGAAGAGGCTGTTTCCTGATTTGCAAAAGAGACTGACAATGGCAACATCAAAAATACAAAATGGATTTTTGAAAAAAGCGATTGATATGCGAAACGTTTTTTAAAAATGATATTCATCAACCCTACACACACCTAATAAACAAATTCCGCAGAACCCAGATTTCTATGATTAAGGGCGGCGTCTCCGGTATACACAACTTTATAGATACCTTTTTTTAAAGGTTTCGTGTTTTCTAAAGAAAATCCTACTGATCGACGAATCTTTGTTTCACGGTAAACGGCAATATTGTTTAATTCTGCAATTTTAGTTGGTTGCGTTTCTAAGTTAGGCTGCCAATACAGTGTGGCTTTGCCATTCACACCATAATCGCCTAGTCGTTGAATATCAAACACAACTTTTTGTTTGCCTCCTTCATTAACGATTTTCAACTGACTTAATGAGACTTCTGAATTATAAGCACCACTTCTTACAAAAACTGGAATGGTGAATGACATCAACATATGCAATTTGATTTGAGCAGAATCCTGCATTTGTACCGCTTGTGGATCCGGCAATTCAGTAAACATCAAATGAGTTCGATATTCACCGGCCGGTAAGTTTGCAGGCCTTCTCGCAGCAATTCGAATTTTTTGTACCTCTCCCGGCGCTAACCGAACTTGTCTTGGACTATAACGCAACATATCTTTTGCTGAATGAAGCTGCTTTAAATCCGCAGCGGTTGGTTTAGTAATAATGCCGCCTTTCTCTGTTTGCACAATATCCACTAACCCTAAACGATAGGTTTTGGTTACATTCGAAGAATTGATTAAATTAACGTAGGCTGATCTCTCACGGTCTTCAAATATCACCCGTTTTGGGCTTATCATCAAGTTTGCATAAACTGAGTGGGAAAATAAGAAAAGGAATAAAAAGCCTATGAATGCTAATTTTTTTCTGATCATTTACTTGAATGCCTGTTTGAGTTGTTTGTCATGAATCTTTTAATAATTTATCAATAAACGATAAGGTCGATAATAGATGCCATCGATATAGCCAGCACCGGTACCACTAGAGGTCAAGCTACCAAATACCCGTAACTCATACTGCCCATTAATGTCGGTATTAAAACTCTCCACCTCAAGAACAGGGTCAACCTCAAACTGAGGCGTCGATAAATTTCCCAACTCATGAGAGGTTATAGGACTTGCCGGTTCAAGTGAGACATTCACTAAAAAATTACTAGCAAAGCCGTCAAAGAAAAATATCCCTGGTCGACCAGATTGCATAATCACAATCCCGGAATCAGCAACCGTCCCCAAGTTTGGATCTAAAGCCATCCTTTGAGGTGTTTGATTATTAGTAATGACTATTTCTCCAAACCACAAAGCTTGGGTTTGACGAATCTGCTCTTCGGCTTGGACTGTAAATGGCGTTAAAGGGAGAACCAGAACTAAAAGAATAAGCGTTTTTGTCTGCATTATCGGATTGAAATATTTAATCATCAATAAACCCACACAAAAAAGCTTGTAAAAACTCAATATTATTACTTTTTATTAAGCAATAACATTGAGTAAAGACGCATTTACTGATAATTCGCTACAACGGTAAATGTGCCATTGTAAGTTCCATCTGGAACAGCACCATCAATTGCAGCAGGTAAAGTAATCGTTGCACCCATATTGAATTCTAAATCACCGTTACCATCAGTCGTCAGGGCATCAGAATCACCTGCGGTAAAAGTTCTAAATGAGGCATTCGTTACATCATAAATCGTTGGTGAACCAATTGTTAATGCAGCCGCTGCTGGATTAGCTCCATTTGTTAAAGAGGTCAAGCCAGTCCCTAAATCTGTGGTGACAATAACCGATGCATTAGCGCCCGCACCAGTAATGGTGAACTTGGCAGGGGCCGGTGTCCCACCAATAACTGTAATAGTCGATAACCCATCATTCGTTGCGGTTAATGGGTTAGCAGCACCTTCTAAAGGAGACAAAGCAAGGGTCGCTGTACCACCATTTGTATTATCATCGTTGGCAATAATTTCTCCGAAATTCATATCCGCAGCCTTTACCAAAGTAATTGCACCATTGACAGTCACTGAGGCTTGAGCATTGATAGGCGTATTTGCTTGGGCTGATGTGGTTAAACCAATACCTGCAACCAATGCAATAGCAAGTTTTTGTTTTGAGATAAATTTCATAAAACATTCCTTCTCGTTAAAAGGACAGAATCGTCCATATAACTTTACGACAAAATAATTAAAAAGTTTAATTTTATTGACCTCTTGTAAGAAGTAAGTTTTATGTCTAATTAATGATTTTAATCACATTTTGGGAATACATAATCCCGAGTTCTAGCGTCTTGACACTCTGGTCTTATCGATTTTGAACTTTGATTCGTTTTAATTGAAACGGTTCTAGGAGGCGGTTGATTATTAGAGACAACTTTTTTCAATCGATCTAAATAGGTAATTAATTCATCTAATTCTTTTTCTTTTTGAATCACAGATTCTAATTTTGGCTTCAATCCTTTCCACTCATCCAAAACTTTTTTGGATTGCAAATCTTGACCTAAATTATTTATTTGCCAATCATTTACGGTATCTTTTGCCGTTTCAAACAAGTCTACAGTTTGACTTTTAGGCCAATATTCCCTTGTCTCAGCTTTTTGTTTACGGATAAAAAAGAACTCTGATGGAGAATAAGGTTGTAACTCTGATTCATCTTTAATTTCGAAAAAACGGCTAGGACTGTCCATTGGCTGCTGATAAATTTCTTCTGCTTGAATTCCAACCACCGTTATCTGAGACCAGACAGAGTAAGAAATTAAAGAAAGTGGTATGAATATTAAAACCGACAGTTTTTTCATTTCTATCAAACCTAAATGTTCTAATTTAGTCTAATAAACAAAAAACATACCAATTCAACAGAAGTTAAGAAAGGTTTATTAAGACGTCCATTTCTCGATTTTTCGGCGGTCGCGTTTGGTTGGCCTGCCAGCACCTTTTTCACGATAGCCAACCAATGCCATATCTGGCGAGGGTTTGCGCTGATTTAATACTTCAGAATCGAGTTGATATAAGGCTTGTGCCATTTCAGCCGAACCGCGTTTGTCAGAAATCACCAAAACCGTCACTTCGACTTGACGATGCACTTGCGTAATTTTCAGTTTATCGCCAACCATCAAGGTTTTGCTGGGCTTTGGTTTATGACCGTTGAGTTCGATTTTGCCACCTTTAATGGCATCCAACGCCACCCCACGCGTCTTAAAAAACCTAGCCGCCCAAAGCCACTTATCGACTCTCAGCTTTGTTAATTCTGATTTTTCTCCCAAAACCTATACCCACTCTTTTGGCGCCAGATAATCGTAGATTTTTGCCTCTTCCGTGCCTGGTTCAGGCTGATAACCATATTTCCAAGTCACTTCTGGCGGCATCGACATCAAGATAGATTCTGTTCGACCACCGGTTTGTAGGCCAAAAATAGTGCCACGGTCAAACGCTAAGTTAAACTCTGCATAACGTCCACGGCGATACAATTGGAAATCTTTCTGGCGCTCACCATATTCCATCGCTTTTCGTTTAGCAACAATGGGGCGGTATGCTTTAATGTAGTGATCCCCGACCGATTGCATAAACGCAAAGCACTTTTCAAAATCCCAACCATAAGTTTCTGCGTTTAAGTCATCATAAAACAGTCCGCCAACCCCACGTGTTTCATTGCGGTGTTTTAAGAAAAAGTACTCATCGCACCATTTTTTATACTTTGGATAAATGTCTTCACCAAACGGCTCACAAGCATTTTTAGACTCTTGATGCCAGTGAATAATGTCTTCTTCAAATGGATAATAAGGCGTTAAATCGAAACCGCCACCAAACCACCAAACCGGTTCTTCACCTTCTTTTTCAGCAACAAATAGACGAACATTGGCATGCGAGGTTGGAATATAAGGGTTGCGTGGATGAATCACTAAGGACACACCTAGCGCCTGAAATGACCGGCCGGCTAATTCTGGACGGTTAGCAGTTGCTGATGGCGGCAGTTTTTTACCTTTTACATGGGAAAAGTTCACGCCACCTTTTTCAATAATCTCGCCACCTTCCATGACTCGCGTTCGACCACCACCAGTCAACTGCATGACACCTTCAGCTTTTTCACGCTCCCACTCATCGACAATAAAGTCTTTTGAACCATCTTCCTGTGCTAATTGGGCACAAATGTCATCTTGCAAAGACAATAAATACTGTTTGACTGCTTCAACGTTTACCGCGTTTTCTAAGTGGCTCATTTTATTCATCACCTGAATTACTTTGAAAAAACGCATTTTATCAAATTTAATCCGTAGATTTAGGATTCAAAAATTGATTTAAGCTTGCGAAAATTTCGTATTATGACTGTTTTAAACGCATTTGCTAAATGTGCCGTTAACAATCTAAGGCGCAGTCATTGCTGGAATATTTAAGGAGCTGATATGCAAAAACTGGTTTTAATGAGTCTCATAACAACTTTGACTTTCAGCTCACACGCCTATGCCAACTGGTGGGAAAAAGGCTTAGAGGTGTTGAAAGAATCCACTACTCAAACTGACTCTTCATCACCTGTCGCTGCAAACAGCTCTGTTTTTGGAAATACCGATATCGAAAGTGCTTTCAGAGAAGCCTTATCGATTGGCTCTAAAACAGTCATTGATTCAATTGGTGTTGAAAACGGGTTTAACCTAAACCCAAAAATTCATATTCCTTTACCGAGTTCATTGAAAACCATTCAATCTGGACTGACAAAATTTGGCATGGGTGCCTATGCAGATGAATTGGAACTAACCTTAAACCATGCAGCTGAAGAAGCTTTGCCCGAAACCAAAGCGATTTTTTTAGAAGCCATTAAGAGCATGAGCTTTGAAGATGTTCAACAGCTTTATAAAGGCTCTGATAATTCTGCGACAGAATATCTTAAAAAAACCACCACTCCCGCATTGAAAGAAAAGATAGCACCCATTATCGACAACAAATTAAAGAGCGTAGGAGCCGTCAGTGCTTACGAAGCTCTAACCCAGAGTTATCGACAACAATACCCTTTTTTACCAGACGTTAAAGCAAACTTACAATCGCATGTAATGGATAAAACACTTGAAGGAATGTTTTATTACTTGGGTCAAGAAGAAAGTAAAATACGTCAAGAACCTTTAAAGTACGGTAGCGACCTACTCAAAAAAGTCTTTTCAAAATAATAACTTAGGAATATTATTTATGAAACGTTTGATTAAAATCACCCTGTTAAGCCTGAGTGTTTTGAGTTTAAATGCGTGTGTCAGCCAATCCACAAAAAGTGGCGATGTCGGGATTGAGCGCAAACAGCTGTTATTGGTTTCAGAACAAGAAATGATGCAAGGGGGCGCTCAAGCGTATGCAGGCGTTTTAAATGAAGCCAAGCAAAATAAACAGCTGAACACCGATCCAGTATTAACCAAACGTGTTAGGGCAATTGCTGATCGATTAATTCCTCAAACAGCCATATTTCGGCCGGATGCACCCAAATGGAACTGGGAAGTGAATGTGTTGAAGTCTGATGAACTCAACGCTTGGTGTATGCCAGGCGGCAAGATTGCTTTTTACACCGGAATTATTGAAAAACTTCAACTCACCGATGCTGAAATTGCCGCAATCATGGGCCATGAAATGGCGCATGCATTACGAGAACACTCGCGCGAACGCGCATCAAATCAAATGGTTCAAAACCTAGGTTTGGTAGCGCTCGGCGCACTTGCAGGAGTGGAAGAAAAGTATTTAGGAGCCGCAGCGCTTGCCATGCAAGTCACCTTAACACTTCCAAATAGTCGAACGCATGAAGTAGAAGCGGATCGAATGGGTGTCGAACTCGCTGCTCGTGCCGGATATGATCCTTATGCAGCGGTGACGCTCTGGGAAAAAATGCAAAAACAAAGCGGTGGCGGACAACCCATGGAGTTTTTAAGCACTCACCCAGCGCATGAGAACCGAATTAAAGACTTAAATGTCTATGCTAAACGTGTCTATCCACTTTATTTACAAACAAAAAAATAAGTTTCTTTACTTAAATTTCTTTGGATAAGACTAGCGCAAACGCTTTCTGGTTTGCGCATCCCAAATCTGGGTCGGTTCGGATAATTCTCCTAAAGGCGCATCAATGCAATCAAAACGATTACCGAAATAGTTTTTAACCTCAGCATAACTGCGCGCTGGTTCTTTACCACTTGGGTTAGCACTGGTCGAAACAATTGGTCCATTAAAGGCTTCGCATAACGCCTTTACAGTTGGATGACTCGAAACACGAACCGCTAAGGTCTCACGTCCTCCTGTAACCCATTTTGGCATCGATTGTCTCACAGGTAATACCCAAGTCACCGGACCTGGCCAAGAATCTCTAACTTGTTGTTCCCACGATTCACCACATATACAAACCAAGTCTTCGATTTGTTCAATTGAAGCAGCCGCTAAAATCACCCCTTTTTCGACCGGCCGGTGTTTCACGTGAAGCAATTTCTCAAACGCTTGTTCATTGAAAGGGTCACAACCTAAACCATAAACCGCTTCGGTTGGGTATCCAATAATATTCCCTAAGCGAAGTTGTTGAACCGCATTTTCAATTGAACTAGGCTGCTCCTTACTCATTCGGATTTAACTCTTTTGATAACCAATCAATGCAGTTGATGTATTTTAAGAATGGTTTTAAAAACATTCGGATCTTTTATTTGTGTCATTTCACCTTCGCGAGGAATATGTTTGTCTTTTAATCGCGATAAGAAAAAGCGTAAAGCCGCTAAGCGCAATGCCGCTGGCCAAGCAGCTTGTTCTTCTGAAGTTAACGGGCGAATGAGCTGATAAGCCTGCAACATCGTCTCGACTTTATTAGCATCAAAAGAAATCTGATCCACGTTTTCAGTTTGTGCACGACACCAATCATTCACCATCACCGCTAAGTCATATAAGAAGACTGAATTGCAGGCGTAATATAAGTCAATGATTCCAGATAATTCATCACCATCAAATAGCGCATTGTCACAGAACAGGTCTGCATGAATCACACCGGCCGGTAAATGTTTCCAATCAACTTGAGACTGAAAATTAAGCTCTTCTTGAATCAAAATTTGTTCATCTTCAGGAAGATGACTCGCAATCAACTCAAACGTGTTTTTCATCCAAGACAAATCACGATCATTGGCTCGATGTTCACTAAAATCAGCACCGGCCAAATGAAACTTCGCAAGACTTTCACCCATCACAGTACACTGTGTTACCGATGGTGTTTCCACACCTGAGCCGGTTAAACGTGCCACTAGAGCTGCTGGTTTGCTTTTCAAAGGCTGAAGATAGTCATTGGATCTAGTCGCAACAGGATGAGCGGTTGGAATTTGATGCTCCGCCATAAATGCCATGATATTTAAAAAATAAGGCAACTCATCAAAACTATGATGCTCGAAAATCGTTAAAACAAACTGCTTTTGAATACCATTGTGTTCGGTATTCACAAAATAGTTAGTGTTTTCGATTCCCGCGCTAATGCCTTCAAAAGAGGCTAAAGTTCCCACATCATAATTTTGCAAAAACTCGTTCAGATCATTTGCATCGACGACGGTGTAGACAGACATAGAGTAAATTCTCGTTATTCGCTAAAATGTGGCGCAGATTTTACCATAAGAGCATTTTTATGACTGACCACAATTCACTTTTGCCAATCAACCCAAATAGTCCATTTATTTTAGTGGATGGATCTTCCTATCTATTCCGAGCTTTCCATGCCATGCCACCACTCAGTAACTCAAAAGGACAAGCGACTGGAGCCATTTTTGGCGTCATAAATATGCTGGGCAAGCTCATTGAGCAATATCAGCCGGAAAAAATGGCGGTTATCTTTGATGCAAAAGGCCCTACCTTTCGTCACGAAATGTATTCAGAGTATAAAGCCCACCGCCCTCCAATGCCGGACGAACTCAGAACGCAAATTAAACCTATCCATGAAATTGTCAAAGCACTTGGACTGCCATTAATCGTCATTGAAGGTGTCGAAGCGGATGATGTCATGGGAACCCTTGCACACCAAGCCACTTTAGCTAAGCATGACACGCTGATTTCAACCGGTGATAAAGATATGGCGCAACTGGTCGATGAGCACGTCACACTAATCAATACCATGAACGACACGCTTATGACGCCTGAGGCCGTTGTTGAAAAGTTTGGTGTTCGCCCTGATCAAATTATTGACTATCTCGCCTTAATGGGTGACTCATCAGATAACATCCCAGGCATTCCAAAGTGCGGTCCTAAAACGGCAGTGAAATGGTTAAACGCCCATGGAAATATCGATAATTTGATTGCCAATGCCGATATGATTGGGGGCAAGATTGGCGAAAATCTTCGCAATAACCTTGAACAACTCGAACTTTCACGACAATTGACGACTATTCGACTTGACTGCGATCTTCCGGTCAACCTTAACTCGATTCAGAGAACTCCTCCTGATTTGGAAAAATT
Proteins encoded in this window:
- a CDS encoding DUF4197 domain-containing protein, with translation MQKLVLMSLITTLTFSSHAYANWWEKGLEVLKESTTQTDSSSPVAANSSVFGNTDIESAFREALSIGSKTVIDSIGVENGFNLNPKIHIPLPSSLKTIQSGLTKFGMGAYADELELTLNHAAEEALPETKAIFLEAIKSMSFEDVQQLYKGSDNSATEYLKKTTTPALKEKIAPIIDNKLKSVGAVSAYEALTQSYRQQYPFLPDVKANLQSHVMDKTLEGMFYYLGQEESKIRQEPLKYGSDLLKKVFSK
- a CDS encoding L-threonylcarbamoyladenylate synthase; its protein translation is MSKEQPSSIENAVQQLRLGNIIGYPTEAVYGLGCDPFNEQAFEKLLHVKHRPVEKGVILAAASIEQIEDLVCICGESWEQQVRDSWPGPVTWVLPVRQSMPKWVTGGRETLAVRVSSHPTVKALCEAFNGPIVSTSANPSGKEPARSYAEVKNYFGNRFDCIDAPLGELSEPTQIWDAQTRKRLR
- a CDS encoding M48 family metallopeptidase translates to MKRLIKITLLSLSVLSLNACVSQSTKSGDVGIERKQLLLVSEQEMMQGGAQAYAGVLNEAKQNKQLNTDPVLTKRVRAIADRLIPQTAIFRPDAPKWNWEVNVLKSDELNAWCMPGGKIAFYTGIIEKLQLTDAEIAAIMGHEMAHALREHSRERASNQMVQNLGLVALGALAGVEEKYLGAAALAMQVTLTLPNSRTHEVEADRMGVELAARAGYDPYAAVTLWEKMQKQSGGGQPMEFLSTHPAHENRIKDLNVYAKRVYPLYLQTKK
- a CDS encoding homoserine kinase, which translates into the protein MSVYTVVDANDLNEFLQNYDVGTLASFEGISAGIENTNYFVNTEHNGIQKQFVLTIFEHHSFDELPYFLNIMAFMAEHQIPTAHPVATRSNDYLQPLKSKPAALVARLTGSGVETPSVTQCTVMGESLAKFHLAGADFSEHRANDRDLSWMKNTFELIASHLPEDEQILIQEELNFQSQVDWKHLPAGVIHADLFCDNALFDGDELSGIIDLYYACNSVFLYDLAVMVNDWCRAQTENVDQISFDANKVETMLQAYQLIRPLTSEEQAAWPAALRLAALRFFLSRLKDKHIPREGEMTQIKDPNVFKTILKIHQLH